One genomic region from Xiphophorus couchianus chromosome 21, X_couchianus-1.0, whole genome shotgun sequence encodes:
- the LOC114137161 gene encoding leukocyte elastase inhibitor A-like isoform X2 — protein MFNSVCRFPSNDANEEETSVGEKETMASSIPLSEPNTTFSLALLRKLSEDKKTANIFFSPFSISSALAMVMLGARGDTATQISECLKIQGCQDDVHTLFAKLLSEINKPASQFALSVANRLYGEKSYNFLQEFLTQTKTHYDSELEAVDFRTSSEEARVKINNWVEEQTQGKIKDIVAEGEVDDLTRLVLVNAIYFKAAWDEQFFKFDTAEDQFRLNKNTTKSVQMMFQEDDFPFTVIDEVNCQILEMPYKGKELSMLIILPKDIEDDTTGLEKLEKLLTYEKFMEWTHPDKMKRRKVQVKLPRFKLEETYDLNEVLSSMGMVDAFDQTKCDFSGMSGNKELVLSKVSHKAFVDVNEEGTEAAAATSGKLVPCCYRKPSIFTADHPFLFFIRHNLTLTVLFAGRFCCPE, from the exons aTGTTCAACTCTGTTTGTCGTTTTCCCTCCAATGATGCGAACGAGGAAGAAACGTCGGTCGGAGAAAAAG AAACAATGGCCTCCTCCATTCCTCTCTCCGAGCCCAACACCACCTTCTCTCTGGCTCTGCTCAGAAAGCTGAGTGAGGACAAGAAGACTGCAAACatcttcttctctcctttcaGCATCTCTTCAGCTCTGGCTATGGTGATGCTGGGAGCCAGAGGAGACACAGCCACTCAGATATCAGAG TGCTTGAAAATCCAGGGTTGTCAGGATGATGTCCACACTCTGTTTGCCAAACTGCTGAGTGAGATCAACAAACCAGCATCTCAATTTGCTCTCAGTGTTGCCAACAGACTGTATGgcgagaaatcctacaactttCTGCAG GAGTTTTTAACCCAAACAAAAACTCACTACGACTCAGAGTTGGAGGCTGTGGACTTCAGAACCAGCAGTGAGGAAGCCAGGGTCAAGATCAACAACTGGGTGGAGGAACAGACACAAG GTAAAATCAAGGATATTGTGGCTGAGGGCGAAGTGGACGACTTGACCAGGCTGGTTCTGGTTAATGCCATCTACTTTAAAGCTGCCTGGGACGAACAATTCTTTAAATTTGATACTGCAGAGGATCAGTTTAGACTCAACAAG AACACAACAAAATCAGTACAGATGATGTTTCAGGAAGATGATTTCCCCTTCACCGTCATTGATGAAGTCAACTGTCAG ATCCTGGAGATGCCTTACAAAGGGAAGGAACTGAGCATGCTCATCATTTTACCTAAAGACATAGAGGACGATACAACAGGTCTGGAGAAG CTGGAGAAACTTCTGACCTATGAGAAATTCATGGAGTGGACTCATCCAGACAAGATGAAACGCCGTAAGGTCCAGGTGAAGCTTCCTCGATTCAAGCTGGAGGAGACGTATGACCTGAATGAAGTCCTGAGCAGCATGGGCATGGTGGACGCTTTTGACCAGACAAAGTGTGACTTCTCTG GTATGTCTGGCAATAAGGAGCTCGTTCTGTCCAAAGTCTCCCACAAAGCTTTTGTGGACGTGAACGAGGAGGgaactgaagctgctgctgctacttctGGAAAATTAGTACCATGTTGTTATAGAAAACCATCAATCTTCACTGCAGATCACcccttcctcttcttcatccGCCATAACCTCACCCTGACCGTTCTCTTTGCTGGACGTTTCTGTTGCCCTGAGTGA